From Armatimonadota bacterium:
GTAGCCGTACCTAAGATGAAGTTCGAACCACCGTGCGCAAGGCCTACTCCCGTTGTCCCACTAAATCCGGCAAAAGTTAGGCTCCCAGCTCCTGAACCATAATCATAATAAATTCCACCCACAGAAGTCGAAGTGTAGTAAATATCGTTGTAGTTATTTCCGGATGCAATGCCTTGAGCAAGACCGCCAGTCAAAGCCACCGCTGGTATGCCATAACTCGTGAACGTAGTGCCACCATTGGTAGACCGAAAAACTTGATTGGTACTGGAATCCGTGTATCGTATATCCGAACCATTCACGACCAGGTGCTTCACGAACGCACCAAAAGTCCCTGTGGCAATCGTGGATGCTCCACCGGCTATAGAATTGATTGTGAAAATCCCGGATACTGTTCCCAGCGTATACGAAAAGTTGTTACCACCAGCATATGTCAAAGTTGTCAACGTGTTGCCGGTAAACAATGTTCGTTTCAGCTCGCCAGTGTTGTAGTTGAAAATTCGGATAAATCCACCGGTTCCAACCGCTAGCTCGTTCGCCGATTGATTCACCGCCATCACGGAACTCGCACCCACCCATCCAGAGGCGAACGAACCCAGATAGGTTCCGGAGTCGCCATCATAGCGGTGGACTTTTCCGTTTGAGCCTGTTCCCCGGTCCATCGCGAGAATCAGTTCGAAACTAGCCTGCGACATCGCCGCCACTCCGAAACACGCCAACAATGCAATTGACTTCATCGCTTTCTATTATAAGCCACTTTTTGCGCTGTGGAAGGATTTGTGTTCGAATTCATTGACAGTCCACTCATGCCGCGTCCGTTTGCGTGAAAAACGTCTTGGGCAAACTTACGTGGTTTTTTTGGCATCCCCTTCTATCACAGCCGAAACTCGAGCGATAGCATGATGGATACTGTTAGCCCTCTCCTAGTTCAAATGCCCATAATTATGCGGGGATTAACTGAGGAAATTGCCTGCTGTGGAAATTCCGTGTATATTTTATTCGTCGAGCAAATTTGTTGCTTCGAACGTGGGGATTTAATATGAAGGGTCTACTTGGTTTCGTTTTCGGAGTCGGTTTTGCAGGATTCGCGCACGCCAACCTCATTGTCAATGGTGGCTTCGAACAAGGTGCTTGGGCACCTGGAGGAGATAACTCCATGCAACTGTTTGGAGGTTCTGGAGCAATAATGGGATGGTCAGTTACTGGTGACGAAATCGCTTGGATCGGTTCGTCGAATCCTTATTTCGTTTCTCCATCTGAAGGTCAACGCTTTTTGGATCTTGCAGGCTATAACAATAACGGCTCGCCAGGTGGCATTCAACAAACTTTTGCAACGACGATCGGCCAACAATATCTTTTGACATTCGATCATGGTGCAAGCAATCTCTATGGCGCCTCAAAGATAGTCGCTTCTGCGGCTGGTACAACTCAATCTTGGACCCTGACTTCTGGGGCTACAAACTTGTGGGAAGGTCGTTCGATGGTTTTTACAGCAACCAGCACTTCGACGACGCTTTCGATTGCTGAGGATATTCAAAATGTGGGTGGATCCGTTTATCAAGGTGTGGACAACGTGAGTGTTGTTGCTGTTCCGGAGCCATCCACTATTCTTGCTCTTTCGCTTGGCGCAGTGGCGCTCCTTCGCCGTCGAAAGAAATAGTATTTGTCGAAAACTGGCGTTGTGGGTGCAGAAACTTTACTTGGTATTGCACCCACTTACTAATTATGTTTACCTTTTGACTCTAAAGTTGGTTAACATGTAATATTCGTTTGTGAATAAAAACGAAGCATGTTGCACTCGCTTGTTCAGACGGAGTATTCCTAAATCACTTTTTTCGGCGGCGGCGGGAGAGCAATGCTGCAACTCCTAATCCGAGAGCGATCATGGATCCTGGTTCTGGTGCGAGGACGATTGCCGCGTTGCGCGCACCACCTGCTATTCCAGAATATACGTTTGTGCGAATAACGTATCCAGCCGTATCCAATTCATTCACTCTTACGCCTGTGCTGTTGCTATCTGCTCCGATCGTATACAACCCCAAGTGGGATTTTGTAAAGTAATTAACCGAATTCTGCAGTGTAAATGATGAAGTAAACGAGCCTACAAGAAGAAGATCGTTACTTACACTTGCCCCGTAGTTAAATCCAACGGTTGAACCGGCTGAATTACCGGTGTAGATGAAGTGGTACGGTGCGGAAGAAAGCACACCAATGCTAGAAACATTTGCAGGAGTAATGGCATTGTTTACTGCCTCCGAAGTAGTCACCGCCGCAGAATTTCCAGTCCTGAGCATTCTTCGGAGAGAATGTCCTACAGTTGAATAACCGATGAACGCGTTACTGCCAAGAGTGGATACTTTGTTGAGCACAACACCCAACGCGCTTGCATTGACGGCGTTAGTATCGAGATTGAAGATTCGTAGTTCGCCGTTACCATGCACGGACACGATTTCGTTTCCATTAGCTGACAATGCAAAATCATTAACCTGCGACCATCCGACATTGCGAATACTTTTCAATGTACCTGTCGAATAGTTCCACGTTCGCAAATTGCCGTTGATATCCAGGGTGTACATTTCCCCACGTGCATAGCTCGCGGCCAAACCCATACTTTGTGGGCCGATCTGAAATGATCCCAAATTGACATCATTTTCCGGGTCAATTCGATGGACGCGGTAAAAACCTCCAGCATCTGCTGTTGCGGCTTGCACCAACATGAGATCAAAACTAGCACTCGCACCGGCAGCCATCGCCGCGGCGGCAATCAAACCAATGAATCGCATCCCCTCTAGTATAGAGGAGGTTCTGCTGAATCTGGTAGGATTTTCTATGTTAGTCCGAGAAATGTGTGCAAAATGGCTGAATTTCAGATCACTCATGCTAGTGTAGACACCTAAATTCTCTTTACTTTCGCACGGATTTTTTTAAGCGAATTGGGCGAGAACGGCTTCCACGCTTGTGGGCGTGTTAGCACTCTAGTGCTAAGTTTCCGCTCAGGCTGAAACATTGCGTTGCGACCAAGAAGGTAGACCCCGCGAATGTCAGCGCAGAAGTAGACTATTGGGAGCGTTTCGCAAAGGGATCATTGTTTGAAATTGCCAAATCACCGTTCCAGATTTGGGTAGTTACACCACGATCGCTTTCGCTCTTGACATATTTTAGCGGTGCGTACCACGTGGTTCCATCCTCCGCAGTGAGAAGGATTTTAAACCTTGTTCTCTTGGTTAGAATTGGTCCCATTCGAACTTCGACGATTGATTTGTCTAGATCAAGTCGACTGAGGTGCCCAAAATTTGGCGAACTCAAATCATTAACGTTAGTCCCCCAGGAAAATTCAACTCTTCCCATCGGACCGACTATTGGTTTGGAAGCCGAGACCTCTCCGAGTTGGATTGGAAATGTTTGGTTCACGCGATTGTTTATTGCTACTTCCTGGATTTTATTGCTTACGAGGTCATATAGCGGATAGCGTTCTATCGCTTTTTCTACCATATCCCAAGTCTTCAGTTGCGTTGAATGACCTTCTATCGTTCCGATCTTTTCTAATATTGTCACACCATCCCTTACGATTTCTTGATAGACCTGTACATCCTTAGGAATACTCTTGGCCATATCATCTTTCTGCTTTTGCGATACCGGATTTCCTATTCTTTGATATTGCAGAGCTCTTTGAAGTTGGGAAAGTACTTCAGATCGATTACTATAAGGCAATTCTGCCTGCACAGAGACGCTAAGTTTATGGAGTGGGGTCTGTGTTCGATACTGTGCATATTCGTTTTTGTGAGCTAATTCAAGAGTCTCCCGGGCAGTTTCAGAAGCGACTCGTGCAGATTGCTCAGAGTTAATTTGATTCAACCAGTGATTGCTACCCAATAGGGCGATGCTACAAGCAGCGCAAATGATTGCAAGGCGTTCGGCCAATACTCGCTTTTCGACCTGTCCGCCCGGTTTTGCATCTGATTGTCGAAAACCATATATCTGAATCCATACTCCCATTGTGATACAGACCGCATTCAGCACCAACGTAGTCAAGACAAGCGCCTGTGAATTCATTTTGCAATAACTAAGACGGCTATATTGATCGTGAGGTTTCGGTTGAATGGCTCGCAGAACTTTGGGCCAACTTTTTGCTTCGAGAGCAGATGTGAAAAATATGCCCTAAAAATGACATATCTTGAGCACGCTGGACGAACAAGGCATCATCCGATCGATTCTACAGGAACAGTTTACGCTTGCAGTCAATGCTGCCGCAATAACCAAAACAGCTCATCGCATCCACTCTAGAATAGAGGAGGTTTGGCTGAATCGGGTAGAGATTTTGGAGGAATTCTGGAATATTTGAACGGAGAATCAGCATCCGCCGTTCAATACTCCTGCCGCCAATCACGCGATTTTGGCTCCACGTTGCGAGATCGGTTGCGCTGAAATTTATCTCTTCCGGCGTCGATTCAGAAACGCGATTCCGAGCGCCAAGGCTGCAATGGTGCCAGGTTCTGGAGCAACGACGATCGCCATTTGCCGCATTCCATTGGTCGAAATCTGTGGAGTGGGGATAGTCGTTGTCATGGAGTAAGAGTCTGTCACTTGCAGCAGCGGATTTCCTGATCCGTCCATTCCTGTGACATACAACAAATTGCCGTGGCCAAAGCCATTGCCCATCGATTGCGTCATTCCACCATACGAGAATCCTGTAAGGCCATAAACCATGGTGGAATTTGTGTAGTTAAATTGATAGTGGCCGCCCAGGGTATCACTCCCGATTGCGAGTTTCCCACCGCGAGCAGTCATTTGCTGGTAGGAATTATTAAGTCTCTGCGTGTATACTGCGGAGCTTAAAATGTAAGTTCCCGTGCCTCCGAACACGTCGATTCTTGCGTTGTTGGATGTCGATCCCACAACAGCGTCAGAAATATAAACTCTATCGTTTTCGTCCACCGCAATACCTGCAACAGTTCCTTGCAAACCGCCCGCAGACAAATTGTATGTATTTATGGTGGCACCAGTGGTGGAATTGATACGACTAACAGATCCACCAGTCGACGTTAACAAATCGCCATTGGAGAACACACCTAATCCCACAGAAGTGATCCCATTCATTGAGTAAAG
This genomic window contains:
- a CDS encoding DUF642 domain-containing protein, whose product is MKGLLGFVFGVGFAGFAHANLIVNGGFEQGAWAPGGDNSMQLFGGSGAIMGWSVTGDEIAWIGSSNPYFVSPSEGQRFLDLAGYNNNGSPGGIQQTFATTIGQQYLLTFDHGASNLYGASKIVASAAGTTQSWTLTSGATNLWEGRSMVFTATSTSTTLSIAEDIQNVGGSVYQGVDNVSVVAVPEPSTILALSLGAVALLRRRKK
- a CDS encoding PEP-CTERM sorting domain-containing protein, with product MRFIGLIAAAAMAAGASASFDLMLVQAATADAGGFYRVHRIDPENDVNLGSFQIGPQSMGLAASYARGEMYTLDINGNLRTWNYSTGTLKSIRNVGWSQVNDFALSANGNEIVSVHGNGELRIFNLDTNAVNASALGVVLNKVSTLGSNAFIGYSTVGHSLRRMLRTGNSAAVTTSEAVNNAITPANVSSIGVLSSAPYHFIYTGNSAGSTVGFNYGASVSNDLLLVGSFTSSFTLQNSVNYFTKSHLGLYTIGADSNSTGVRVNELDTAGYVIRTNVYSGIAGGARNAAIVLAPEPGSMIALGLGVAALLSRRRRKK
- a CDS encoding PEP-CTERM sorting domain-containing protein (PEP-CTERM proteins occur, often in large numbers, in the proteomes of bacteria that also encode an exosortase, a predicted intramembrane cysteine proteinase. The presence of a PEP-CTERM domain at a protein's C-terminus predicts cleavage within the sorting domain, followed by covalent anchoring to some some component of the (usually Gram-negative) cell surface. Many PEP-CTERM proteins exhibit an unusual sequence composition that includes large numbers of potential glycosylation sites. Expression of one such protein has been shown restore the ability of a bacterium to form floc, a type of biofilm.), translating into MKSIALLACFGVAAMSQASFELILAMDRGTGSNGKVHRYDGDSGTYLGSFASGWVGASSVMAVNQSANELAVGTGGFIRIFNYNTGELKRTLFTGNTLTTLTYAGGNNFSYTLGTVSGIFTINSIAGGASTIATGTFGAFVKHLVVNGSDIRYTDSSTNQVFRSTNGGTTFTSYGIPAVALTGGLAQGIASGNNYNDIYYTSTSVGGIYYDYGSGAGSLTFAGFSGTTGVGLAHGGSNFILGTATAGGARFIKTDTYLNSGFQFDAPQITTPGHIAVVVAPEPGSWMALGIGAAALLSRRRRRS
- a CDS encoding PEP-CTERM sorting domain-containing protein (PEP-CTERM proteins occur, often in large numbers, in the proteomes of bacteria that also encode an exosortase, a predicted intramembrane cysteine proteinase. The presence of a PEP-CTERM domain at a protein's C-terminus predicts cleavage within the sorting domain, followed by covalent anchoring to some some component of the (usually Gram-negative) cell surface. Many PEP-CTERM proteins exhibit an unusual sequence composition that includes large numbers of potential glycosylation sites. Expression of one such protein has been shown restore the ability of a bacterium to form floc, a type of biofilm.), with amino-acid sequence MNRILLSCLAVSLVGVAQASFTLALVADNVGRCIHRYDLDSGVYLGKFGQFALGSAYTMGLDQTRNKLYVGESSTIKAFNYNTGEYLYSMNGITSVGLGVFSNGDLLTSTGGSVSRINSTTGATINTYNLSAGGLQGTVAGIAVDENDRVYISDAVVGSTSNNARIDVFGGTGTYILSSAVYTQRLNNSYQQMTARGGKLAIGSDTLGGHYQFNYTNSTMVYGLTGFSYGGMTQSMGNGFGHGNLLYVTGMDGSGNPLLQVTDSYSMTTTIPTPQISTNGMRQMAIVVAPEPGTIAALALGIAFLNRRRKR